In the Bacteroidota bacterium genome, one interval contains:
- a CDS encoding T9SS type A sorting domain-containing protein gives MKPLAQLWLFQILLIAAATSFAQQPIHVTVHKSDRASSLANASKLGRDYWFAIPQNFQANVDPTRYFYLYISSPNNATVYAQFGNGPVLQRLVNANSFVALASSVNDFGKSIELQSSGIIENKTVHVWSPDADIAVSFLSRAPFTSDGMSSLPASGWGKDYVVAAYSAFLVDPSLADMPSEFVVVANHDSTTVTITPSFDIRQNGKPTAVAHAAGTPFTVMLMRGECVQFQSVGPVSGSVPDLTGTLVHANHPVGVMGASVCPNIPAPDASCDYVLEMLPPTQAWGQHYFSGPFAGRQYGGDAFLIIGTQPSQAIMRNGSSVYSIDTKMAPLFLYDISDASEWTSTAPFLLVQYIESSTHTAPSVSKRNSGDPAMMVLEPVEQYSTSASCIIPALGGSLGAGQPDFTNYINIFTPVANDSKVMVDGIGVNQLLGTSRVKKQIGNSTWEHIQVKFNSAGGGAGGHTITSTAEVGVSSYGYTTDDSYAWPSALGHRALFLLDTVAPDASLQASGCFGGLVQLREAGSSHSGLGAIVIDSLYNVGFNPSLNDLEVTAEDSASFSVASLDSTREAFVRLTVTDLAGNMTTIDIAIDAGAALAAHGKTNVEFVANTPDTLSLTLVNTGKLAINLSNLKLDPSGSAGFTLLDKPSSSLAAGDSIVVHVQFVSSISGAYSTTLLLDADCMHFAQLLLAGSGPVGKGFVIPCIAVGTSQIDSVKISNLGIGDKVIDSVWCTPPTSFNIVTSVTSANPITVSSGASAYISVRFTPTQTGNDSSFFTVHFTDGTTLTLLVYGCGLESGVTPEYGSGNSLAIREVSPNPAHRGQSLEFSYTLPTSGVMELQLLNALGQVVATPIMQHLEQAGEHQVRYQLPASLAAGVYYYRFVFGNEHRSGMVVIE, from the coding sequence ATGAAGCCCCTCGCACAGTTGTGGCTGTTTCAAATCCTCCTCATCGCCGCGGCGACGAGCTTCGCTCAGCAACCGATCCACGTAACCGTCCATAAATCGGATCGCGCAAGTTCGCTTGCAAATGCCTCCAAACTCGGCAGGGATTACTGGTTCGCGATTCCGCAGAATTTTCAGGCAAATGTTGACCCAACCCGATACTTTTACCTGTATATATCCTCTCCGAATAATGCCACTGTATACGCGCAGTTTGGCAACGGCCCTGTGCTTCAGCGTCTCGTGAACGCAAATTCGTTCGTTGCGCTCGCGTCGAGCGTCAATGACTTCGGGAAGTCGATCGAATTACAGAGTTCGGGGATAATAGAGAACAAGACTGTCCATGTCTGGTCACCGGACGCAGATATCGCCGTTTCTTTTCTTTCACGAGCGCCGTTCACCAGTGACGGGATGTCGAGCTTGCCGGCTTCGGGGTGGGGGAAGGACTATGTAGTCGCAGCGTACAGTGCGTTCCTGGTCGATCCGAGTCTTGCTGATATGCCTTCCGAGTTTGTCGTTGTGGCGAATCATGATTCCACGACTGTTACGATCACGCCCAGCTTTGACATCCGCCAGAACGGGAAGCCTACGGCAGTTGCCCATGCGGCCGGGACTCCCTTCACGGTAATGCTTATGCGCGGCGAATGCGTGCAGTTCCAGTCCGTCGGTCCGGTTTCCGGGAGTGTCCCGGATCTTACCGGTACGCTCGTCCACGCGAATCATCCGGTCGGCGTGATGGGTGCGTCCGTCTGTCCCAACATTCCTGCTCCCGATGCATCGTGCGACTACGTTCTCGAAATGCTTCCGCCCACCCAAGCATGGGGACAGCACTATTTTTCCGGCCCGTTTGCCGGAAGACAGTACGGTGGAGATGCATTTCTCATTATCGGAACTCAGCCATCGCAGGCGATCATGCGCAACGGATCCTCGGTCTATTCGATCGACACGAAGATGGCTCCGTTGTTTCTATATGATATTTCCGACGCTTCCGAATGGACAAGTACTGCACCATTTCTACTCGTGCAGTATATCGAGTCCTCCACCCATACCGCACCATCGGTGAGCAAGCGAAATTCCGGTGACCCGGCAATGATGGTGCTGGAGCCGGTCGAGCAGTACTCAACAAGCGCAAGTTGCATAATTCCTGCACTTGGAGGGTCGCTTGGTGCGGGGCAGCCCGACTTTACGAATTATATAAATATCTTTACTCCGGTCGCCAATGACTCGAAAGTCATGGTCGATGGAATTGGCGTCAATCAATTGTTGGGCACGTCACGAGTCAAGAAACAGATCGGTAATTCAACTTGGGAGCATATCCAAGTCAAGTTCAATAGTGCGGGTGGTGGTGCGGGCGGCCATACCATTACCTCAACGGCCGAGGTAGGCGTTTCATCGTATGGCTATACGACCGACGACAGCTACGCGTGGCCTTCGGCGCTCGGACATCGCGCACTGTTCTTACTCGATACGGTGGCTCCGGACGCAAGTCTTCAAGCATCGGGCTGTTTTGGCGGCCTGGTTCAGTTGCGCGAGGCTGGATCGAGCCATTCCGGTTTGGGAGCGATCGTGATCGACTCGCTCTACAATGTCGGGTTTAACCCGTCGTTGAACGATCTGGAGGTGACAGCTGAAGATAGTGCGAGCTTTTCCGTTGCATCGCTCGATAGTACGAGAGAAGCCTTCGTCAGGCTTACCGTCACCGACCTCGCAGGCAACATGACGACCATCGACATTGCCATCGACGCAGGAGCGGCTCTTGCAGCTCATGGAAAGACCAACGTAGAGTTTGTCGCGAATACGCCCGATACGCTTTCCCTGACGTTAGTGAATACCGGAAAACTGGCAATCAATCTCAGCAACCTAAAGCTCGATCCGTCGGGGTCTGCAGGGTTCACGCTGCTCGACAAACCGTCGTCTTCGCTCGCTGCTGGTGATTCCATCGTCGTCCATGTTCAATTCGTTTCGAGTATTTCCGGGGCATACAGTACCACGTTACTGCTCGACGCCGATTGCATGCATTTTGCTCAGCTTCTGCTCGCCGGTTCGGGGCCGGTCGGCAAAGGATTCGTAATACCGTGCATCGCGGTCGGGACGTCGCAGATCGATTCGGTAAAGATCTCGAATTTGGGGATCGGTGACAAGGTCATCGATTCGGTATGGTGCACCCCACCGACGTCTTTCAATATCGTAACTTCTGTCACTTCGGCAAACCCGATCACCGTCTCATCCGGCGCAAGCGCATATATTTCTGTGCGGTTCACACCCACGCAAACCGGTAATGACAGCTCGTTCTTCACTGTCCACTTTACCGACGGCACGACGCTAACGTTGCTGGTGTATGGTTGCGGTCTCGAAAGCGGAGTAACGCCGGAATATGGCTCGGGGAATTCGCTTGCCATTCGTGAGGTCTCGCCGAACCCGGCGCATCGCGGACAATCGCTCGAATTCTCGTACACACTGCCGACGAGCGGCGTGATGGAACTTCAACTTCTGAACGCACTCGGACAAGTAGTTGCAACTCCGATCATGCAGCACCTCGAGCAGGCAGGCGAACACCAGGTGCGATACCAACTGCCTGCGTCATTAGCGGCCGGTGTGTATTATTACCGCTTCGTCTTTGGCAACGAACATCGTAGCGGCATGGTCGTCATTGAGTGA
- a CDS encoding PD40 domain-containing protein: MKRATALIITILWIADARAQLNTSADDYAPAFRSFANGRTELWFTSARATKQGRSRSIFMLESDSTCPANTLEVSSPINQSHGRENDVLLDGTPSFASCDPSHGVFTSNRTVNGKYFGTDIYEMREHNEQWTVTRLDAVCSNDWDDSPALSADGTRLYFSSDRLNPGNRTADLFISTFESGAWTKPRPLDAINTTEFSEETPFVGDDGYLYYSSNKTGDYDIYRVHLTADGMPSGTPEAMPYDAINFKGSDETHPCISPGGSFFLFSTNAGANGRKKDFDIRWVRSTSEQAQIELDTRKRRHQSTEHASVLVHFTTNGYEKIIRSPVTGPMQLKPDDFLPESPSPMNDPKFFQTILRAEPDSGRFISAVDTIVSSRLCRNTLQHTLFLWDTSVYYEPSCIDTFPIKKVQYFVTGYWCPTTKRFAKYEDCPTLFIDSACEQPPCTNNDLYSFKITTDPTHSECIDYNEFDTKGKQFATDVDDAIDEHLKAMESAFGSACLRRAVAKRKPVQVVVEGFTDPRGYGSDCHYFGATIDFTKSFVQVPDTMKSHFRHDTPMKKYGYGGNQLLSELRAYNLAVLLDNLWTEQIAQYRELKASGLLTVLAVGRAVDQHDIPFDRRRSAEVRISSFTDEPIVRTEVPEPGATVVVCEDCR, encoded by the coding sequence ATGAAGCGCGCCACGGCACTCATCATCACTATACTCTGGATCGCCGATGCTCGGGCGCAACTCAATACGTCCGCCGACGACTACGCCCCTGCATTCCGCAGCTTTGCGAATGGTCGTACAGAATTGTGGTTCACCTCTGCCCGAGCGACGAAGCAAGGCCGTTCGCGTTCGATCTTCATGCTTGAGTCCGACTCGACCTGTCCTGCAAATACGCTTGAAGTATCTTCGCCGATCAACCAATCGCACGGCCGCGAGAATGATGTACTACTCGACGGAACGCCGTCGTTCGCATCGTGCGACCCGTCGCATGGGGTGTTCACCTCGAATCGCACCGTAAACGGAAAATACTTCGGCACCGACATATATGAGATGAGAGAACACAACGAGCAGTGGACCGTGACTCGTCTCGATGCCGTCTGCTCGAACGATTGGGACGACTCCCCCGCGCTCTCGGCCGATGGCACACGCCTCTATTTTTCATCCGATCGCTTGAACCCCGGCAATCGAACGGCCGATCTGTTCATCAGTACGTTCGAAAGCGGTGCGTGGACGAAACCGCGACCGCTCGATGCAATCAATACCACAGAGTTCAGCGAAGAGACACCCTTTGTCGGCGACGACGGCTACCTTTATTACTCATCGAACAAGACCGGCGATTACGATATCTATCGTGTTCATCTCACGGCCGATGGCATGCCGAGCGGCACACCGGAGGCAATGCCCTACGACGCGATCAACTTCAAAGGCTCCGACGAAACGCATCCGTGCATCTCTCCCGGCGGCTCGTTCTTTCTGTTTTCGACGAATGCCGGAGCGAACGGTCGCAAGAAAGATTTCGATATTCGTTGGGTGCGCTCGACCAGCGAACAAGCACAGATCGAACTCGATACCAGAAAGCGCCGGCATCAATCCACGGAACATGCGTCGGTACTCGTACATTTTACAACAAACGGCTACGAGAAAATCATACGGTCCCCTGTTACGGGACCAATGCAGTTGAAGCCCGATGATTTTCTTCCCGAGTCTCCGTCGCCGATGAACGATCCGAAGTTCTTTCAAACAATCCTCCGCGCCGAGCCGGATTCGGGGCGCTTCATCAGTGCCGTCGATACGATCGTCTCCTCTCGTCTGTGCCGCAACACGCTCCAGCATACGCTCTTCCTGTGGGATACATCAGTCTACTACGAACCGAGTTGCATCGACACATTTCCTATCAAGAAGGTGCAGTACTTCGTCACAGGTTATTGGTGTCCCACGACAAAGCGGTTCGCGAAGTACGAAGATTGCCCGACACTCTTCATCGACTCGGCCTGCGAGCAGCCACCATGCACGAATAACGATCTGTACAGTTTCAAGATCACAACCGACCCCACGCATAGTGAGTGTATCGACTACAACGAGTTCGACACCAAAGGGAAACAATTTGCGACCGATGTTGACGATGCGATCGACGAGCACCTCAAGGCAATGGAATCGGCCTTTGGCAGTGCATGTCTTCGGCGAGCAGTTGCAAAACGCAAACCCGTGCAGGTCGTGGTCGAAGGCTTTACCGATCCACGTGGCTACGGAAGCGATTGCCACTATTTCGGCGCGACGATCGACTTCACGAAGAGCTTCGTGCAAGTGCCCGATACGATGAAGTCGCACTTCCGTCACGACACGCCGATGAAGAAATATGGGTATGGCGGCAATCAATTACTATCCGAACTGCGCGCCTACAACCTCGCCGTACTCCTTGATAACCTCTGGACCGAACAGATCGCCCAGTACCGCGAGCTCAAAGCGTCGGGTTTATTAACCGTGCTCGCCGTCGGTCGCGCAGTCGATCAACACGACATCCCCTTCGACCGGCGCCGTTCGGCCGAAGTGCGCATCAGCTCGTTCACCGACGAACCGATCGTCCGCACCGAAGTACCCGAACCCGGCGCAACAGTCGTGGTGTGCGAAGATTGTCGGTAA
- a CDS encoding S41 family peptidase codes for MKSFLYSKRRLASLAVVLVVCSALLGSRIQQAFSLDNEYQQLVKFKEVFTLVSQYYVDKVDLGKLNEAAIVGLLKELDPHSVYMPPTNVKQSDEDFRGNFEGIGVSFALNHDSILVEQVIPGGPSEKVGLLAGDKIVLIDGRATKGFTEDSVKKNLRGPKGTRVTVSVVRSGSPDLLHFEITRDVIPLSSVTSHFMVDDKTAYIALTHFIQTSHDEMVKALEDLKAQGMKSLILDLRGNPGGYLEQAVEIADEFIGGTKTIVYTKGRVSSFDEVDFSHPGQAYEKLPLVVLVSNGSASASEIFSGAMQDLDRAPIVGVTTFGKGLVQRQFPLGDDGSAIRLTISRYYTPSGRSIQRPYDGAKYVKGIVNPDGDDEDNFSHSIDVNQADSSRPKFKTAGGRMIFGGGGITPDFIVKADTLTKSGIEVFASAVVYDYTKDYVSSNGASMHKQYTADSYLKNFTVSDETINSLIAKAKDKIAKAEEKAGKTVDKRTKLDDKELETDRNFLKDWIRAEIGYQLFGYDVRAKILLKSDKQFQKAYTLVGEAQKMAEFFK; via the coding sequence ATGAAATCGTTTTTGTACAGTAAGCGCCGACTTGCCTCGCTCGCAGTCGTGCTTGTGGTTTGCAGCGCACTGCTTGGCTCCCGTATTCAGCAAGCGTTCTCCCTCGATAACGAGTACCAGCAGCTGGTAAAGTTCAAAGAGGTGTTCACCCTCGTCTCGCAGTATTACGTCGACAAGGTCGATCTCGGCAAGCTCAACGAAGCCGCGATCGTCGGGTTGCTCAAAGAGCTTGACCCGCATTCGGTGTATATGCCGCCGACGAACGTGAAGCAGTCAGACGAAGATTTCCGAGGCAACTTCGAGGGAATCGGCGTGTCGTTCGCGTTGAACCACGACTCCATTCTTGTCGAACAGGTTATTCCCGGCGGCCCAAGCGAGAAGGTCGGTTTGCTTGCCGGCGATAAGATCGTGCTGATCGACGGCCGTGCGACGAAAGGGTTTACCGAAGACTCCGTCAAAAAGAACCTTCGCGGGCCGAAGGGGACACGTGTAACGGTATCCGTTGTGCGCAGCGGTTCGCCTGACCTCCTCCATTTTGAGATTACCCGTGATGTTATCCCGCTTTCCAGCGTCACCTCGCACTTCATGGTTGACGATAAGACGGCATACATTGCACTGACGCATTTCATCCAGACCTCGCATGACGAGATGGTAAAGGCACTGGAAGATCTGAAAGCGCAAGGGATGAAGTCGCTGATCCTCGACTTGCGTGGAAATCCGGGCGGATATCTCGAACAGGCTGTTGAGATCGCCGACGAGTTCATTGGCGGTACAAAGACGATCGTCTATACCAAAGGCCGCGTATCGAGCTTCGACGAGGTCGATTTCTCTCATCCGGGGCAGGCATACGAAAAGCTTCCGCTCGTGGTGCTCGTGAGCAATGGGTCGGCCAGCGCAAGCGAAATCTTTAGCGGTGCGATGCAGGATCTCGATCGTGCACCGATCGTCGGAGTCACGACATTCGGCAAAGGGCTTGTGCAGCGCCAATTCCCGTTGGGCGACGACGGCAGCGCCATTCGCCTGACGATCTCGCGGTACTACACGCCGAGCGGCCGCTCCATCCAACGCCCATACGACGGCGCGAAGTATGTGAAGGGGATTGTGAATCCTGACGGTGATGACGAAGATAATTTCTCGCATAGTATCGACGTGAACCAGGCGGACTCTTCGCGTCCGAAGTTCAAGACCGCCGGCGGCCGTATGATCTTTGGTGGCGGCGGCATCACGCCGGACTTTATCGTGAAGGCCGATACACTGACGAAATCGGGAATCGAAGTTTTCGCTTCGGCTGTGGTGTATGACTATACCAAGGATTACGTCAGCTCGAACGGTGCGTCGATGCATAAGCAGTACACGGCCGATTCATATTTGAAGAATTTCACGGTCTCCGACGAAACGATCAATTCGTTGATAGCAAAGGCCAAAGACAAGATTGCAAAAGCCGAGGAGAAAGCAGGCAAAACCGTCGATAAGCGTACAAAGCTCGACGATAAAGAACTCGAAACAGATCGCAATTTCCTCAAGGACTGGATCCGCGCCGAGATCGGCTACCAGCTCTTCGGGTACGACGTCCGTGCGAAGATTCTCTTAAAGAGCGACAAGCAATTCCAGAAAGCCTACACCCTCGTCGGCGAAGCGCAGAAGATGGCCGAGTTTTTCAAATAA
- a CDS encoding lytic transglycosylase domain-containing protein, whose amino-acid sequence MKIKYFSYGLLLGVVPLALLFFLFNRNGNVSGAGASVLVDTIGSHTISVTAVTPPTNVVLFGKQLPLLEDWEVRERFEREFYYNLVNSDQLILWWKRLGRWESMIDSSLDANGLDRDLKYLMVAESGVRNVESPAKAHGFWQMIPPTAQRWGLRVDDDIDERLDPYKSTGAAIRYLATLKAQFNDYLLACAAYNMSEDNVAEVLRYQHQTNYWNLYINEETMRYVFRIAAIKELLEHGDRYGLKFGHVPRYSLHNVKSISVNGPIESIADWAVGLGYSYKDVKIYNPWLVSRRIPSGTFTITVPADDTSRTTVR is encoded by the coding sequence GTGAAGATCAAATATTTTTCATACGGTCTGCTGCTTGGTGTTGTGCCGCTGGCACTGCTGTTCTTTCTATTTAATCGCAACGGAAATGTCTCGGGTGCGGGCGCTTCGGTCCTTGTGGATACGATCGGCTCGCATACGATATCGGTTACTGCGGTAACCCCTCCGACGAATGTCGTTCTCTTCGGCAAGCAACTGCCGCTGCTTGAAGATTGGGAGGTCCGGGAGCGGTTTGAGCGCGAATTCTATTATAATCTCGTCAATTCGGATCAATTAATCCTGTGGTGGAAACGTCTGGGCAGGTGGGAGTCTATGATCGATTCGTCGCTCGACGCGAACGGCCTCGATCGCGACCTGAAGTACCTGATGGTTGCCGAAAGCGGCGTGCGAAACGTCGAATCGCCGGCGAAGGCTCATGGTTTTTGGCAGATGATCCCGCCGACGGCCCAGCGGTGGGGCCTGCGTGTTGACGACGACATTGACGAACGCCTCGATCCGTACAAATCGACAGGTGCTGCGATCAGGTATCTCGCAACACTGAAGGCCCAGTTTAACGACTATTTGCTTGCCTGCGCTGCGTATAACATGAGCGAGGACAATGTCGCGGAGGTGCTGCGGTACCAACACCAAACGAACTATTGGAACCTCTATATCAACGAGGAAACTATGCGATATGTGTTCCGTATCGCAGCAATAAAGGAATTGCTCGAACATGGTGACCGATATGGACTCAAGTTCGGTCACGTGCCGCGATACAGCCTGCACAATGTCAAATCAATTAGTGTGAACGGGCCGATCGAAAGCATCGCAGACTGGGCAGTGGGGTTGGGGTATTCGTATAAGGATGTGAAAATTTACAATCCCTGGCTTGTCAGTCGCCGTATCCCGAGCGGGACGTTCACGATTACGGTGCCGGCCGACGATACGTCCAGAACGACCGTCCGCTAA
- a CDS encoding dihydroorotate dehydrogenase electron transfer subunit translates to MLAPLVAKRTLTHDLFVLRLAAPTIASSVQPGQFVNILPRTGAIDPLLRRPFSVYQTGEGWIEVIIQIHGKGTEELSKALVGDSLDVIGPLGSPWKYNSGSFSTAILLVGGVGVASMPSLTQACESSNIPFETYYGARNERLFADEYLKRVHYATDDGSKGYRGSVIDLLRSDLRSVAYAHPKLFVCGPTPMMRAATTLAAEFDIPCEVSLETEMACGVGICQGCPVQTTAAELEKTGKKFHLVCTHGPSFEREQIVF, encoded by the coding sequence GTGCTTGCACCCCTCGTCGCAAAGCGAACACTAACACACGACCTCTTCGTCCTGCGCCTCGCGGCTCCTACGATTGCTTCGTCCGTTCAGCCGGGACAATTCGTCAATATCCTTCCACGAACGGGTGCCATTGACCCGCTATTGCGTCGTCCGTTCAGCGTCTATCAGACGGGTGAAGGATGGATCGAAGTGATCATTCAGATCCATGGGAAAGGGACGGAGGAATTATCGAAGGCACTGGTCGGGGATTCGCTCGATGTGATCGGGCCGTTAGGATCGCCTTGGAAATACAATTCGGGATCATTTTCAACTGCCATTCTATTGGTTGGTGGCGTTGGTGTTGCCTCGATGCCATCGCTTACGCAAGCGTGTGAGTCCAGCAATATCCCATTCGAGACATATTACGGTGCGCGCAACGAACGTCTCTTTGCCGATGAGTATCTCAAACGCGTCCATTACGCAACAGACGACGGCAGCAAGGGATATCGAGGGTCCGTTATCGATCTTCTGCGAAGCGATCTGCGCTCCGTCGCGTATGCTCACCCCAAACTGTTCGTCTGCGGTCCAACACCAATGATGCGTGCTGCAACGACGCTTGCGGCAGAGTTCGATATTCCTTGCGAGGTGAGCCTCGAGACAGAGATGGCCTGCGGCGTCGGAATCTGCCAGGGATGCCCTGTACAAACCACAGCGGCAGAACTCGAGAAAACTGGAAAGAAATTTCATTTGGTCTGCACACACGGACCGTCATTCGAACGGGAGCAGATCGTATTCTAA
- a CDS encoding dihydroorotate dehydrogenase yields MSVNEKSSKSATTVNLGIEIAGVRFANPIFVASGTFGYGSEAARFCDISGIGAIVTKSVSWNPRPGNFPRRIVETPSGMLNSIGLANVGVDAFVTEKLPYLAEFDTKIIANIAASSVGEYCSVLEKIEANATGNLVGYEINVSCPNVKDGGLSFGTNVGMVEEVVRALRPLTKKLLAIKLTPNVTSVAPFAQACEDCGADAISLINTVVGMSVDIRTKRPRLSTVTGGLSGPAIRPIAIAKVYEARKATKLPIIGIGGIATASDAMEFFIVGASAVQIGTMNFVHPDASIRVRDELTQLLTSQGCSSMKDVIGTLEVSGEMRSLGW; encoded by the coding sequence ATGAGCGTGAACGAGAAATCTTCAAAATCCGCAACGACCGTCAATCTGGGAATCGAGATCGCGGGCGTACGATTTGCCAATCCGATCTTCGTAGCCAGCGGGACGTTCGGCTATGGCTCCGAAGCTGCCCGTTTCTGCGATATTAGTGGTATCGGTGCGATTGTAACGAAATCGGTTAGCTGGAATCCGCGCCCTGGTAACTTCCCACGCCGCATTGTCGAAACGCCATCCGGGATGCTCAACTCCATCGGTCTTGCAAATGTAGGTGTCGATGCATTCGTCACCGAGAAATTGCCGTATCTCGCAGAGTTCGACACAAAGATCATCGCAAACATCGCCGCGTCGAGCGTCGGGGAGTATTGCAGTGTGCTCGAGAAGATCGAAGCAAATGCGACAGGTAACTTAGTAGGCTATGAGATCAACGTAAGCTGCCCGAACGTCAAAGACGGGGGACTTTCGTTCGGCACGAATGTGGGGATGGTCGAAGAAGTTGTTCGGGCACTGCGTCCGCTGACAAAAAAACTGTTGGCGATCAAACTCACGCCGAACGTCACGAGTGTAGCACCGTTCGCACAGGCATGCGAAGATTGCGGTGCCGACGCAATATCGCTTATTAATACGGTTGTCGGCATGTCGGTGGATATCCGGACGAAACGTCCGAGGTTGTCGACGGTCACCGGAGGCCTCTCCGGTCCTGCAATTCGTCCGATTGCAATTGCGAAAGTCTACGAAGCCCGAAAAGCTACGAAACTCCCCATTATTGGGATCGGTGGGATTGCCACTGCTTCCGATGCGATGGAATTCTTCATCGTCGGCGCGAGTGCGGTGCAGATCGGTACGATGAACTTTGTGCATCCGGATGCGTCGATCCGTGTCCGTGACGAACTGACGCAACTGCTCACATCGCAGGGCTGTTCGTCTATGAAGGACGTGATCGGAACGCTCGAGGTCTCGGGCGAGATGCGGTCGCTCGGCTGGTGA